The genomic region GAACAGGTCCGCCCAGGCGAAGTCGTCGAAACAGCACAGCGCGATGTCGCCGGGCACGGACAGGCCGTGCGCGCGCAGGGCACGCAGGGCCCCGATGGTCATGGCGTTGTTGGCGGTGACCAGCGCGGTGGGCGGCACGGCGAGGGACAGCAGGGCGGCGGTGGCCTGTTCGGCACCGGCCGACTCCGAGTCGCCGTGCACCAGGAGCCGTTCGTCGTACGGCAGCCCCGCGAACGCGAGGCCGGTCCGGTACCCGGTGATCCGCTCGCTCGTGGTGCTGAGCCCCGGCCGTCCCGCCACCAGCCCGATCCGCCGGTGACCGAGACCGGCGAGATGGGCGACCAGCCGGGACGTCGGTTCGGCGTTGTCGGCGCAGACCTGGTCGAAACGCGGTCCGCCGTCCGGGGCGTCCACCAGCCGGTCGAGGAGCACGGCCGGTACGTCGTGCCGCCCCAGGTAGGCGAGCAGCCCGCGCGGCTCCGCGGAGGGCGCGACGATCATGCCGTCCACCCGGCGCTCGTGCAGCAGCTGGACGACCTTGCGCTCGTGCTCCGGGTCGTCGTGCGGATCGGCGATCAGGAGGCTGTAGCCGTGCTCCAGGGCACTGGCCTCGACGCCCTGGAGGATCTCCGTGAAGTACGGGTTGCTGATCGCCGACACCGCCAGCCCGATGGACCGGGTACGGGCCGTCACCAGGGAACGGGCCAGCGTGTTCGTCGTGTAGCCGAGCTCCTCCACGGCGTCCAGGACCGCCTGGCGGGTGTGCGGCAGCACCGGCCGGGTGCCGTTCAGGACGTGCGAGACGGTCGCCACGGAGACTCCGGCGCTGCGCGCCACGTCGGCCATGGTCGCCATGCTTCTCCCGCCTCCTCTGTCAGGTCCCGGCGGGAACGTATCGCATCCGACGGCATACGTAAACGCTTACGCAAGCGTTTACGTGAACCCTGAGGGCGCGGAGCAGAGGGCAGATCCACGGGGCAGAGGCCAGATCCACGGGGCAGAGGCCAGAAGAGAGAGGGCGAGTCGCAGTCGCCCTCGGGGTCTACTCCCAGTCCCAGCCGATCCCCAGGAACCCGGCCCGCACCCGCGGCTCGACCAGGTGCACGGACCGGTGCCGGCCGCTCAGTGCCAGGTCCTGGCAGCCGGTGCGCGGGGCCGCCGCCGAGTGCTGGGTGAAACGGTGGCAGCGCGCCGGGAGGGCCGCCGCGTCGAAGCACACCTGGAGCGCGTACTGGCCGCCGGGGGAGTCGAAGCCGCGGAGGTACTCGTGCGACACACCCGCCGTGCCGTCCTCGACGCCGTAGCGGAACAGGAACGTGTCGCCGGCCCGCAGCCGGGTGTCGAAGAGCAGCTCGGCCGCGAGCACGCCCGTGTCCCGATGCCAACGAACGCGGCCCGTGCGGCAGTTCTCCAGCGCGTGCACCCTCATCCGCTCCGGTGCGGCTCCCCGGTCGCCGTGGTGGACGGCCACGAACCGGTCGACGCCGTCCCGGTGGGCGCGCACGATGTGGTGCGACTCCCGCTCGGCCAGTTCGCGCCGCGCCCCGATCCGCAGCCGCTCGTGGTGCCCGAGGGTGTGCAGACCGCCGTCCGGTGGGCAGTCCAGCTCGGCCAACAGCTGGTCCAGGACCCCGGAGGCCTCGACGAGGGAGCGGTAGGAGCGGGCCGCGGACCGCTGCCCGGACGGGCCTTCGCCGGAGTCGGCGAGCAGCCGGATCAGCGACTCCTCGGGAAGCTCCAGGATCTCCTCCAGCGCGCGCACGGCCCGCAGGGACTCGGGGCGCTGCGGGCGCCTGGCCCCCTGCTGCCAGTAACTCAGGCTGGTGACGCCGACCTTCACCCCGTGACGGGACAGATGGTGCTGCACGCGTTGCAGCGGCAGCCCGCGGGCGGCGATCGCGGCACGCAGGGCGACGTGGAAGGGGCCGCCGCGCAGAACCGAGTCCAGTTCCGCGGTGGCGACGTCCGCGTGCTGTGGGGCGTGCGGCATGCAGGGGCCTCTCTGTGAGTCGGCGACGGCTGGTCAGACCGTTCGCGCGGGCCGCCCGGGACCGTCCCGCCGGCGCAGGGGAGGTCTTCACATCCGTACGCCGTCGTTCAGGGGTCCCGAGTTCCCCCGCATTGAAGCGTGTTGACCTGGTCCCGACAACACCTGATGCCGGACAGTGACGTACTCCCGGCCGGACCCGGCCAGACACGCGACCGCCCGGGGCATGGCGCCCCGGGCGGTCTGTGCTGGCGGTGACCCCGGCCTCCACCGAGGCCGGTGTCCTGTCTATGAGCGGTCGCTTCCGCCCCGTTCCTCGACGGCCAAGCGCTTGGCCCGCACTATGTCGGGGTCGCGCGGGTCGAGGGCGTCGTGCAGCGCGAACGGTTCGTCCGCGTACCGGCGGGCACGGACGGCCCGCCGGGTTTTCTCGATCCGCATCCGCTTCATCTGCGCAGCCCTCCGACCCGTGGCCCGCCCGTTTCGCGCCGAAACGGCCGGTCCGCACCGACAACCTGTGCCTGCACCGACACGGACTCCGCCCGCCGGACGTCGCCGTGTCCCCGTGGGAAGCCTGCATTCCCGCTCCCGGCGTGCCGTAACCCCGGGCGGGGCATGCCGTTGGAAACCGCCCCTCGCCGAGCCCGTGATCGTGTCCCGCCGCCCCGCCGGGCTGTCGGTGCTCGCCAGTAGGGTGTGAGACATGGCCGACCCCTCCAGCTACCGCCCCAAACCGGGTGAGATCCCCGACTCGCCGGGGGTCTACAGGTTCCGTGACGAGCACCGCCGGGTGATCTACGTCGGAAAGGCGAAAAGCCTGCGCCAGCGCCTGGCGAACTACTTCCAGGACCTGGCGGGCCTGCACCCGCGCACCCGCTCCATGGTCACCACGGCCGCGTCCGTGGAGTGGACGGTGGTGTCCACGGAGGTCGAGGCGCTCCAGCTGGAGTACTCGTGGATCAAGGAGTACGACCCCCGGTTCAACGTCAAGTACCGCGACGACAAGAGCTACCCGTACCTCGCGGTGACGATGAACGAGGAGTACCCGCGCGTGCAGGTGATGCGCGGTCACAAGAAGAAGGGCGTCCGCTACTTCGGGCCGTACGCGCACGCGTGGGCGATCCGCGACACCGTCGACCTGCTGCTGCGCGTCTTCCCCGTGCGCACCTGCTCGGCCGGCGTCTTCAAGAACGCCGCCCGGACGGGCCGCCCCTGCCTCCTCGGCTACATCGGCAAGTGCTCCGCCCCGTGCGTGGACCGGGTCTCCGCCGAGGAGCACCGCGAACTGGCCGACGAGTTCTGTGACTTCATGACCGGCCGCACGGCCACGTACATCCGCCGCCTGGAGAAGCAGATGGGCGAGGCGGCCGAGGAGATGGAGTACGAGCGGGCGGCCCGGCTGCGCGACGACATCGGGGCCCTGAAGAAGGCCATGGAGAAGAACGCGGTCGTGCTCGCCGACGCGACCGACGCCGACCTGATCGCGGTCGCCGAGGACGAGCTGGAGGCGGCCGTCCAGATCTTCCACGTACGCGGCGGACGGGTACGCGGCCAGCGCGGCTGGGTCACCGACAAGGTGGAGGAGATCACCACCGGCGCCCTCGTGGAGCACGCCCTCCAGCAGCTGTACGGCGAGGAGACGGGCGACGCGGTCCCCAAGGAGGTCCTCGTCCCCGCCCTGCCCGACCCCGTGGAGCCCGTCCAGGAGTGGCTCGCCGGCCGGCGCGGCTCGGGCGTCTCGCTGCGCGTCCCGCAGCGCGGCGACAAGAAGGCCCTCATGGAGACCGTGCAGCGCAACGCCCAGCAGGCGCTCGTGCTGCACAAGACCAAGCGCGCCTCCGACCTCACCACGCGCTCGCGCGCCCTGGAGGAGATCGCCGACGCCCTCGACCTGGACAGCGCCCCGCTCAGGATCGAGTGCTACGACATCTCCCACCTCCAGGGCGACGACGTGGTGGCCTCCATGGTCGTCTTCGAGGACGGCCTGGCCCGCAAGAGCGAGTACCGCCGCTTCCAGATCAAGGGCTTCGCGGGGCAGGACGACGTTCGCTCCATGCACGAGGTGATCACCCGCCGCTTCCGCCGCTACCTCGCCGAGAAGGAGAAAACGGGGGAGTGGACCGACAGCGAGAACGCCGAGACCCCTGAGATCGACGGGAACGGCGAGATCGTCGGGACCGGCCCCACCGAGGACGACGGCCGCCCCAAGAAGTTCGCCTACCCGCCCCAGCTCGTGGTCGTCGACGGCGGCGCCCCGCAGGTCGCGGCGGCCCAGCGGGCCCTGGACGAGCTCGGTATCGACGACATCGCCGTGTGCGGCCTCGCCAAGCGCCTGGAGGAGGTCTGGCTGCCCGGCGACGACGACCCGGTGGTCCTGCCCCGCACCAGCGAGGGCCTGTACCTGCTCCAGCGGGTCCGTGACGAGGCCCACCGCTTCGCGATCACCTACCAGCGCACCAAGCGGTCCAAGCGCTTCCGGTCCAGCCCCCTGGACGACGTCCCCGGCCTCGGGGACACCCGCAAGCAGGCACTCCTGAAGCACTTCGGTTCGTTGAAGAAATTGCGATCCGCCACCATCGACCAGATCTGCGAGGTTCCCGGCATAGGCCGCAAGACCGCCGAGACGATCGCGGCGGCCCTCGCCCAGGCGGCCCCGGCCGCACCCGCCGTCAACACGGCGACTGGAGAGATCATGGAAGAGGAACCCGGCACCATGGGTTCCGGTGGGGAGCCCGTGCGGACGGGCGCCCCGGACGAACGACGGGGGCAGGAGACATGAATGTGAACGAGCACGACGGGCAAGAAGAGCGAACCGGAGACGGAGCACAGGTGAGTACGGGCACGCCCAACGACAAGGCCGCAGTCCCGGACGCGGCCATCCCCGAGCTGGTGATCATCTCCGGCATGTCCGGGGCCGGCCGCTCGACGGCCGCGAAGTGTCTGGAGGACCTCGGCTGGTTCGTCGTCGACAACCTGCCGCCCGCGCTGATCCCCACCATGGTGGAGCTCGGCGCCCGCTCCCAGGGCAACGTGGCCCGGATCGCCGTCGTTGTCGACGTCCGCGGCCGCCGCTTCTTCGACAACCTCCGCGAGTCCCTCGCCGACCTGGAGGCGAAGAACGTCACCCGCAGGATCGTCTTCCTGGAGTCCTCCGACGAGGCCCTGGTGCGCCGCTTCGAGTCGGTGCGCCGCCCGCACCCCCTCCAGGGCGACGGCCGGATCGTCGACGGCATCGCCGCCGAGCGCGAGCTGCTGCGCGAGCTGCGCGGCGACGCCGACCTGGTGATCGACACCTCCAGCCTCAACGTGCACGAGCTGCGGGCCAAGATGGACGCCCAGTTCGCCGGCGAGGAGGAGCCGGAGCTGCGGGCCACGGTCATGTCCTTCGGCTACAAGTACGGGCTGCCGGTCGACGCCGACCTGGTCGTCGACTGCCGCTTCCTGCCGAACCCGCACTGGGTCCCGGAGCTGCGCCCGTACACGGGCCTCAACGACGAGGTCTCCGGGTACGTCTTCAACCAGCCCGGCGCCAAGGAGTTCCTCGACCGCTACACGGAGCTCCTCCAGCTCGTCGCCACCGGCTACCGCCGGGAGGGCAAGCGCTACGTGACCATCGCCGTGGGCTGCACGGGCGGCAAGCACCGCTCGGTCGCCATGTCGGAGAAGCTCGCCGCCCGGCTCGCCGCCGAGGGCGTGGAGACGGTGGTCGTACACCGGGACATGGGACGCGAATGACACGACGTACTCCGCGGCTGAGCCGGCTGCGCCGGGTGGTGCCCGACGGCAGCACTGACGGAAGGGGCGGCCGGCCCGCCGAGGCCCGGGGCGGCAGACCCCGCCGCCGGGGCACCCAGCCCAAGGTCGTCGCCCTCGGCGGCGGCATGGGCCTGTCCGCCTCGCTCGCCGCCCTGCGCCGGATCACCGGCGACCTCACCGCCGTCGTGACCGTGGCCGACGACGGCGGCTCCAGCGGCCGGCTGCGCGACGAACTGGGCGTGCTGCCGCCCGGCGACCTGCGCAAGGCACTGGCCGCGCTCTGTGGTGACGACGACTGGGGCCAGACCTGGGCGCGCGTCATCCAGCACCGCTTCCAGTCCAAGGGCGAGCTGCACGAGCACGCGGTCGGCAATCTGCTGATCGTCGCCCTGTGGGAGCAGCTCGGCGACCACGTCCAGGCGCTCGACCTGGTCGGACGGCTGCTCGGCGCGCAGGGGCGCGTGCTGCCCATGTCCGCTGTCCCGCTGGAGCTCCAGGCCCTGGTCAAGGGCCACGACCCGGCCCGCCCGGACGAGGTGGACACGGTCCGTGGCCAGGCCACCGTCGCCCTCACCCCGGGCGAGGTGCAGTCCGTGCACGTCGTGCCGCACGACCCGCCGGCCGTGCCCGAGGCGGTCGAGGCCGTCCTGGACGCGGACTGGGTGGTGCTCGGCCCCGGCTCCTGGTTCTCCTCGGTCATCCCGCACCTGCTGGTACCCGAGCTGCTGGACGCGCTCACGCAGACCAAGGCCCGCCGGGTACTCTCCCTGAACCTCGCCCCGCAGCCCGGAGAAACCGAGGGCTTCTCCCCGCAGCGTCATTTGGAGGTTTTGGGACGACACGCCCCTAAACTCGCCCTGGACGTGGTGCTGGCCGACGAGGCCGCCGTGCCCGACCGTGACTCCCTGACCGATGCCGCCAAGCGGTTCGGGGCCGCGGTCGAGCTGGCGCCGGTGGCCCGGCCCGACGGGACCCCGAGGCATGACCCGGAGCTGTTGGCCGCCGCGTACGACCGTATTTTTCGGATGCATGGAAGGATCGGCCCATGGCGATGACGGCAGCGGTGAAGGACGAGATCTCCCGGCTCCCCGTCACCCGGACCTGCTGCAGAAAGGCGGAGGTCTCCGCCATTCTGCGGTTCGCCGGCGGCCTTCACCTGGTGAGCGGTCGGATCGTGATCGAGGCGGAGCTGGACACGGCGATGGCGGCCCGCCGCCTCAAGCGGGACATCCTGGAGATCTTCGGCCACAGCTCGGAGCTGATCGTGATGGCACCGGGCGGGCTGCGCCGCGGCTCGCGCTACGTGGTGCGTGTCGTCGCGGGCGGTGACCAGCTGGCCCGCCAGACCGGCCTGGTCGACGGGCGGGGCCGCCCGATCCGCGGCCTGCCCCCGCAGGTGGTCTCGGGGGCCACCTGTGACGCCGAGGCCGCCTGGCGGGGCGCCTTCCTGGCGCACGGCTCGCTCACCGAGCCCGGCCGCTCCTCCTCCCTGGAGGTGACCTGCCCGGGCCCCGAGGCCGCGCTCGCCCTGGTCGGGGCGGCCCGCCGCCTGTCGATCGCGGCCAAGGCCCGCGAGGTGCGCGGCGTGGACCGGGTCGTCGTCCGTGACGGCGACGCGATCGGTGCCCTGCTCACCCGCCTCGGCGCGCACGAGTCGGTGCTGGCCTGGGAGGAGCGCCGGATGCGCCGCGAGGTGCGGGCCACGGCGAACCGGCTGGCCAACTTCGACGACGCCAACCTGCGCCGCTCGGCCCGCGCGGCCGTCGCCGCCGGTGCCCGTGTGCAGCGGGCGCTGGAGATCCTCGGCGAGGACGTGCCCGAGCACCTCGCGGCGGCCGGCCGGCTGCGCATGGAGCACAAGCAGGCCTCCCTGGAGGAGCTGGGCGCGCTCGCCGACCCGCCGCTGACCAAGGACGCCGTCGCGGGCCGGATCCGCCGCCTGCTGGCCATGGCCGACAAGCGAGCCTCCGACCTGGGCATCCCGGGCACGGAGGCCAACCTCTCAGAGGAGCTGGCCGACAATCTCGTAGGCTGATCCCACAGCCCGTCAAGGAGCCGGTGCAGACCTCCACTTGGGTGGTCGGCGCCGGCTTTTGCGTGTCGTTCGGGCACTCTTGACTCGATCATGGACTGTCATGAGCCTGGCATCTGTTCGCTGCTGTGGCGAACCCACGCTAGGGGGGTTCATGAGACGAAGAGCGAGATCGATCCTCGCTGTCGGCGCGCTCCTGATCGGCGGAGCGAGCATCGCACCCATCGCCCAGGCACAACCGGACAGTTCACCCCCGTCCGACCCGGACGAAGTCAAGGTCTTCCGCGCCGACGTCACCCGCGAGCAGGTACCCCTGCTGCTCGCGGCCGGCCAGGACGGCCATGAACTCGGCGAGCAGGTGCCCGAGAAGGGCACGGCCACCATCGAGGTCTACCTGACCGACCAGCAGGCGAAGAAGCTGTCGAAGCAGGGCGTCGACCTCACCGAGCACGACCTCTCCACCAGGGCGGAAGCCCGCGTCGAGGACGCCGCCGAGGGCGTGTTCCGCCCGTACAGCGGCAAGGGCGGCCTCAAGGAGGAGATCCTCAGGACCGCGCAGGAGCACCCCGGCCTCACCAAGGTCGTCTCCATCGGCAAGACGGTCAGGGGCCAGGACATCCTCGCGCTGAAGCTCACCAAGGGCGCGAAGCGGACGAAGGACGGCTCCAAGCCCTCGGTCCTCTACCTGTCCAACCAGCACGCCCGCGAGTGGATCACGCCGGAGATGACCCGGCGCCTGATGCACCACTACCTGGACAACTACAACAAGGACCGGCGCGTCAAGAAGATCGTCGACTCCACCGAACTGTGGTTCGTCCTCTCGGCCAACCCCGACGGCTACGACCACACCCACGCCGGTGACGCCAACCGCCTGTGGCGCAAGAACCTGCGGGACGTCAACGGCGACGGCACCATCGGCACCGGCGACGGC from Streptomyces chartreusis NRRL 3882 harbors:
- a CDS encoding LacI family DNA-binding transcriptional regulator; amino-acid sequence: MATMADVARSAGVSVATVSHVLNGTRPVLPHTRQAVLDAVEELGYTTNTLARSLVTARTRSIGLAVSAISNPYFTEILQGVEASALEHGYSLLIADPHDDPEHERKVVQLLHERRVDGMIVAPSAEPRGLLAYLGRHDVPAVLLDRLVDAPDGGPRFDQVCADNAEPTSRLVAHLAGLGHRRIGLVAGRPGLSTTSERITGYRTGLAFAGLPYDERLLVHGDSESAGAEQATAALLSLAVPPTALVTANNAMTIGALRALRAHGLSVPGDIALCCFDDFAWADLFSPRLTAIAQPSRDIGAQAVRVLLERLAEPDRPARTVRLPCAFVHRTSCGCPEGASPRGLSSTSSPREEPSHDRRRR
- the uvrC gene encoding excinuclease ABC subunit UvrC; protein product: MADPSSYRPKPGEIPDSPGVYRFRDEHRRVIYVGKAKSLRQRLANYFQDLAGLHPRTRSMVTTAASVEWTVVSTEVEALQLEYSWIKEYDPRFNVKYRDDKSYPYLAVTMNEEYPRVQVMRGHKKKGVRYFGPYAHAWAIRDTVDLLLRVFPVRTCSAGVFKNAARTGRPCLLGYIGKCSAPCVDRVSAEEHRELADEFCDFMTGRTATYIRRLEKQMGEAAEEMEYERAARLRDDIGALKKAMEKNAVVLADATDADLIAVAEDELEAAVQIFHVRGGRVRGQRGWVTDKVEEITTGALVEHALQQLYGEETGDAVPKEVLVPALPDPVEPVQEWLAGRRGSGVSLRVPQRGDKKALMETVQRNAQQALVLHKTKRASDLTTRSRALEEIADALDLDSAPLRIECYDISHLQGDDVVASMVVFEDGLARKSEYRRFQIKGFAGQDDVRSMHEVITRRFRRYLAEKEKTGEWTDSENAETPEIDGNGEIVGTGPTEDDGRPKKFAYPPQLVVVDGGAPQVAAAQRALDELGIDDIAVCGLAKRLEEVWLPGDDDPVVLPRTSEGLYLLQRVRDEAHRFAITYQRTKRSKRFRSSPLDDVPGLGDTRKQALLKHFGSLKKLRSATIDQICEVPGIGRKTAETIAAALAQAAPAAPAVNTATGEIMEEEPGTMGSGGEPVRTGAPDERRGQET
- the rapZ gene encoding RNase adapter RapZ, with protein sequence MNVNEHDGQEERTGDGAQVSTGTPNDKAAVPDAAIPELVIISGMSGAGRSTAAKCLEDLGWFVVDNLPPALIPTMVELGARSQGNVARIAVVVDVRGRRFFDNLRESLADLEAKNVTRRIVFLESSDEALVRRFESVRRPHPLQGDGRIVDGIAAERELLRELRGDADLVIDTSSLNVHELRAKMDAQFAGEEEPELRATVMSFGYKYGLPVDADLVVDCRFLPNPHWVPELRPYTGLNDEVSGYVFNQPGAKEFLDRYTELLQLVATGYRREGKRYVTIAVGCTGGKHRSVAMSEKLAARLAAEGVETVVVHRDMGRE
- a CDS encoding gluconeogenesis factor YvcK family protein yields the protein MTRRTPRLSRLRRVVPDGSTDGRGGRPAEARGGRPRRRGTQPKVVALGGGMGLSASLAALRRITGDLTAVVTVADDGGSSGRLRDELGVLPPGDLRKALAALCGDDDWGQTWARVIQHRFQSKGELHEHAVGNLLIVALWEQLGDHVQALDLVGRLLGAQGRVLPMSAVPLELQALVKGHDPARPDEVDTVRGQATVALTPGEVQSVHVVPHDPPAVPEAVEAVLDADWVVLGPGSWFSSVIPHLLVPELLDALTQTKARRVLSLNLAPQPGETEGFSPQRHLEVLGRHAPKLALDVVLADEAAVPDRDSLTDAAKRFGAAVELAPVARPDGTPRHDPELLAAAYDRIFRMHGRIGPWR
- the whiA gene encoding DNA-binding protein WhiA, with amino-acid sequence MAMTAAVKDEISRLPVTRTCCRKAEVSAILRFAGGLHLVSGRIVIEAELDTAMAARRLKRDILEIFGHSSELIVMAPGGLRRGSRYVVRVVAGGDQLARQTGLVDGRGRPIRGLPPQVVSGATCDAEAAWRGAFLAHGSLTEPGRSSSLEVTCPGPEAALALVGAARRLSIAAKAREVRGVDRVVVRDGDAIGALLTRLGAHESVLAWEERRMRREVRATANRLANFDDANLRRSARAAVAAGARVQRALEILGEDVPEHLAAAGRLRMEHKQASLEELGALADPPLTKDAVAGRIRRLLAMADKRASDLGIPGTEANLSEELADNLVG